One Xyrauchen texanus isolate HMW12.3.18 chromosome 34, RBS_HiC_50CHRs, whole genome shotgun sequence genomic window carries:
- the LOC127627734 gene encoding H/ACA ribonucleoprotein complex subunit DKC1-like, translating to MADTEIASAKKQKKKTKKIADEEVGEIQESGDFLIKPESKVASLDTSQWPLLLKNFDKLNIRTAHYTPLPHGANPLKRNIHDYVRTGFINLDKPANPSSHEVVAWIKRILRVEKTGHSGTLDPKVTGCLIVCVERATRLVKSQQSAGKEYVGIVRLHNALENEHQLARGLECLTGALFQRPPLIAAVKRQLRVRTIYESKLIEYDPERRLGIFWVSCEAGTYIRTLCVHLGLLLGVGGQMQELRRVRSGVLGEKDNMATMHDVLDAQWQFDHNKDETYLRRVIFPLEKLLISHKRIVMKDSAVNAICYGAKIMLPGVLRYEDGIELNQEIVIITTKGEAICTAVALMTTAVISTCDHGVVAKIKRVIMERDTYPRKWGLGPKASQKKMMIQKGLLDKHGKPNGSTPSDWKEGYMDYSIPKAKKVDGGDAGQTGTKRKRDGSGSENDAAAEQDTSKMEEIKKEKKKKKKEKKLKQQEEEAAVEAPAEGDTEVTESAKKKKKKKVKDAEAE from the exons ATGGCGGACACAGAAA TTGCCTCAGCCAAGAAACAgaagaaaaagacaaagaaaattgCAGATGAAGAAGTTGGG GAAATTCAAGAAAGTGGTGACTTCCTCATCAAACCTGAATCTAAAGTTGCAAGCTTGGACACATCTCAATGGCCATTGTTGCTGAAG AATTTTGATAAGCTCAACATCAGGACAGCTCATTACACTCCTCTGCCACATGGGGCGAATCCACTCAAGAGGAACATACATGATTATGTCAG GACTGGTTTCATTAATCTGGACAAACCCGCTAACCCGTCCTCCCATGAAGTTGTCGCTTGGATCAAGAGAATCCTTCGTGTTGAGAAAACGGGACACAGTGGCACTCTGGACCCTAAAGTGACAGGCTGCCTGATCGTGTGTGTGGAGCGAGCCACGCGATTGGTCAAATCTCAGCAAAGCGCAG GCAAAGAGTATGTGGGAATAGTACGGCTGCACAATGCACTAGAGAATGAACATCAACTAGCAAGG GGTCTGGAGTGTTTAACAGGAGCTTTGTTCCAAAGACCTCCACTCATCGCCGCTGTGAAACGACAACTGCGAGTGCGGACCATCTACGAGAGTAAACTGATCGAATATGACCCAGAGAGGAGATTAG GTATTTTCTGGGTGAGCTGTGAAGCTGGCACATACATCAGAACTCTGTGTGTTCATCTGGGGCTGCTGCTGGGAGTTGGCGGTCAGATGCAAGAGCTGCGACGAGTTCGCTCTGGTGTTTTGGGTGAAAAG GATAACATGGCGACCATGCACGATGTTTTGGATGCACAGTGGCAGTTTGACCACAACAAGGATGAGACTTACCTAAGGAGAGTGATCTTCCCTCTCGAGAAACTGCTCATCTCACACAAGAGGATTGTCATGAAGGACAGCGCT GTGAACGCTATATGTTACGGCGCAAAGATCATGTTACCGGGCGTCCTGCGATATGAAGATGGTATTGAGTTGAATCAAGAAATTGTCATCATAACAACCAAAGGAGAGGCTATTTGCACAG CGGTTGCACTAATGACCACAGCTGTCATATCCACATGTGATCACGGGGTTGTCGCCAAAATCAAGAGGGTCATTATGGAGCGAGACACATATCCACGCAAATGGGGCCTTGGACCAAAG GCAAGCCAGAAGAAAATGATGATTCAAAAAGGACTTCTAGACAAACATGGCAAACCAAATGGCAGCACTCCTTCTGATTGGAAAGAGGGTTACATGGACTACAG CATTCCCAAGGCAAAGAAGGTCGATGGTGGTGATGCTGGTCAGACAGGAACAAAG AGGAAGCGTGATGGCAGTGGCAGTGAAAATGACGCTGCTGCTGAACAGGACACTTCAAAGATGGAAGAAATCAAGaaggagaagaagaaaaagaagaaagaaaagaaactgAAGCAGCAGGAGGAAGAGGCAGCGGTTGAAGCTCCTGCAGAGGGTGACACTGAG GTTACGGAGAGtgcaaagaagaagaaaaagaaaaaggtgaAAGATGCAGAGGCTGAATAG